A segment of the Lolium perenne isolate Kyuss_39 chromosome 3, Kyuss_2.0, whole genome shotgun sequence genome:
GGCTAACGGATGACGAACGTAATGAACTAGGAGCATACAGAGTCATATGGTAAAATAATATTAATCAGATCTGAGCAAGGAACAGAGCACCAGGTAGGTATAAACCATATAATGAAGTCTTGATATCAAAATCAAACGCAGAGCCACATGATAGATTCACATCAAAGGTTCCAAAACTCTCTTGGATACGACGAATAAAGTAGCAAGTTTTCATCCTAACAAGACACGGTGCTTAAAAAGCTAGATAGAGAGAGCAGTAACTGCAACCGGCAAGACAGACGCGTAAGCGCCTAGTCGATCTCCTGGAGCGAGGCTCCGGTAGCCGTGGCGCCTCCAGCGGCAGCAGCGACATCGTCGGCGGTGAACTTGCCCTTGGCCTTGTCGGCGGCGCGGCCGCGGGCCTTGCGGTCGAGGAGCGCCTTGCGGTCCTTGTCGAGCTTGAGCTTGGTGACGACGACCTTGGAGGGGTGGATGCCGACGTTGACGGTGGAGCCGTTGACCTTCTCCCTGGTGATCCGCTCGACGTGGATGACCCAGCGGCGGCGGTAGACCTGCACCACCTTGCCCTCGCGGCCCTTGTAGGTGCCGCGGACGACCTGCACCTCGTCGTCCTTGCGGATCGGGACGGAGCGCACGTTGTACTTGTGGCGGAGCTCCG
Coding sequences within it:
- the LOC127341795 gene encoding large ribosomal subunit protein uL24z; the protein is MKRNPRVTSSRRKCRKAHFTAPSSVRRVLMSAALSSELRHKYNVRSVPIRKDDEVQVVRGTYKGREGKVVQVYRRRWVIHVERITREKVNGSTVNVGIHPSKVVVTKLKLDKDRKALLDRKARGRAADKAKGKFTADDVAAAAGGATATGASLQEID